In Pseudoliparis swirei isolate HS2019 ecotype Mariana Trench chromosome 2, NWPU_hadal_v1, whole genome shotgun sequence, the following are encoded in one genomic region:
- the fastkd1 gene encoding FAST kinase domain-containing protein 1, mitochondrial, with product MSAVMFRVQCVNSFLRRLLHGGPGHRDQVLEQLRVCSAEDQVFDVVGKNKAKLTVNHVSKAVGMLWQFQKEKPQMLRTVELIKRHPQFLTLRVLAENKIVLMDDVMLVDILYSFLRLNMDQHDSLVQQLVSEAWLRIDRLPMESLSKFSICLSDQHLQHSPLMGHITSIVDQRLSSIDDARVLTALMICVSSLVSPRLRDALIIRADHLLETMDPSNYNNPRRVVQFLRNVKHSYRPLLEKCNRIILRNIPRLDAENIGIILGLYQSLQFNNCDFRLAVKQRLTELIDSSIDPFSFTKLFVALVPMASQELKDGLENTALLLADELSAHQALAVAEALEETQSRNLSLINKIASVIQRNIHAYKPVEVARITQALFLMQYQNPQLFTKLRNILVKFLERSFYPYEVTMLTRVLSMLPCPRLDEGVISRVDAVVPQCNLNDLNTISHAVAKWVRNDPSFRHNTPSKYVRLLQSLNRCGHERLRTSDRLDLLLEELKYISGEWFEEMLLEETMVTLKRMMDQIQWTNVPELALFLTRINHLCPPLMDLIASVAIKDIDKIHHSATYAILLPFSVMNYDSEQVDELYDVCVKRFVPHISSFDPHLLVLLGYLLSMADCFPEELVRQIFSIDFLGKLDSQLETLPDALNMRTRLRLMELNRAVCLECPELQVPWFHERYCQQLQNKGNGKVSPVQQQIHKILGEVLGGINFARVAVVTPYFYTVDFECTLDTRLLPLPYSESSTLQISDRGQVHWAKSSVENIRDVLPPGAQRVAVDFLDSKSFCKNSPHMKGEALMRKRHLEILGYRVVQIPHFEWNSMELSTPDAWKEYLKKNIFRERSS from the exons ATGTCCGCGGTGATGTTTCGGGTCCAGTGTGTGAACTCCTTCCTTCGGAGGCTCCTTCATGGGGGGCCAGGGCACCGAGACCAGGTTCTGGAGCAGCTGCGGGTTTGCTCGGCTGAAGACCAGGTGTTTGATGTGGTGGGCAAGAACAAAGCCAAGCTCACTGTGAACCATGTCAGCAAGGCGGTTGGGATGCTGTGGCAGTTTCAGAAAGAGAAGCCTCAGATGCTCAGGACTGTGGAGCTCATCAAGAGGCATCCGCAGTTCTTGACTCTGAGGGTTTTGGCAGAGAACAAAATCGTTCTTATGGATGATGTAATGTTGGTCGACATACTTTACAGCTTTCTAAG GTTGAACATGGATCAACATGACTCCCTTGTTCAGCAGCTAGTTTCAGAAGCATGGCTCAGAATAGACAG ACTTCCAATGGAATCGCTATCCAAGTTTTCCATCTGTTTAAGTGATCAGCACCTTCAACACAGTCCTCTAATGGGCCACATCACCAGTATTGTGGATCAGAGGTTGTCTTCTATTGATGATGCCAG GGTCCTAACTGCACTGATGATTTGCGTGTCGTCCCTAGTGTCCCCCCGGCTTCGGGATGCCCTCATTATCCGAGCAGACCATCTCCTAGAAACCATGGATCCCTCAAATTATAACAACCCGCGGAGAGTGGTGCAATTCCTGCGCAATGTCAAGCACAGTTACCGGCCTCTGCTGGAGAAGTGCAACAGGATCATCTTGCGTAACATTCCCAGACTGGACGCAGAAAATATCGGCATCATCCTGGGGCTGTATCAGTCTTTGCAGTTCAACAACTGTGACTTCAGGCTGGCTGTCAAACAACGACTAACAGAGCTGATTGATTCCAGCATCGATCCATTCTCCTTCACCAAACTTTTTGTCGCTCTGGTGCCGATGGCCAGTCAGGAGCTCAAAGATGG GCTGGAAAACACTGCGCTCCTGTTGGCGGACGAGCTCAGTGCGCATCAGGCTCTGGCAGTAGCTGAAGCTCTCGAAGAGACTCAGAGCAGGAATCTTAGCTTAATCAACAA AATTGCATCAGTGATCCAAAGGAATATCCATGCCTACAAGCCAGTGGAGGTGGCCAGAATCACGCAAGCCCTTTTTCTGATGCAATACCAGAACCCCCAACTGTTTACTAAACTACGAAACATTTTAGTcaa GTTTTTGGAACGCAGCTTCTACCCCTACGAAGTGACCATGTTGACCCGCGTTCTGTCCATGCTGCCCTGCCCACGGCTGGACGAGGGCGTGATTTCACGGGTGGATGCGGTGGTGCCTCAGTGCAATCTCAATGACCTCAACACCATTTCTCATGCCGTTGCCAAGTGGGTGCGTAATGATCCCTCCTTCCGCCACAACACTCCCAGCAAGTACGTCCGTCTGCTGCAGAGCCTGAACCGCTGCGGGCACGAGAGGCTGCGAACGTCCGACCGGCTggacctgctgctggaggagctcaAGTACATTTCGGGGGAGTGGTTTGAGGAAATGCTGCTGGAAGAGACGATGGTCACACTGAAAAGGATGATGGACCAAATACAGTGGACCAATGTGCCCGAGTTGGCCCTCTTCTTAACCCGAATAAATCACCTCTGCCCTCCCCTGATGGACCTTATCGCCAGCGTGGCCAttaaagacattgacaag ATTCACCACTCTGCAACATATGCCATCCTGCTACCGTTCTCTGTTATGAATTATGATTCAGAACAAGTAGACGAGTTGTATGATGTTTGTGTTAAGCGCTTCGTTCCTCATATCA GCTCCTTTGACCCACATCTGCTCGTTCTCCTGGGGTACCTTTTGTCCATGGCCGACTGTTTTCCCGAAGAACTCGTCAGACAGATTTTCAGTatagactttctgggaaaactgGATTCCCAATTAGAAA ctctacCTGATGCCCTCAACATGCGGACCAGACTGCGCCTCATGGAGCTCAATCGCGCCGTGTGTCTCGAGTGTCCCGAGCTCCAGGTGCCGTGGTTTCACGAGCGCTACTGCCAGCAGTTGCAAAATAAAG GAAACGGCAAGGTCAGTCCTGTACAACAGCAAATCCACAAAATTCTGGGAGAAGTTCTCGGTGGCATTAACTTTGCCCGAGTTGCAGTTGTCACTCCATATTTTTACACCGTAG ACTTTGAATGCACACTGGACACACGCCTTCTGCCGTTGCCCTACAGCGAGTCCAGCACGCTGCAGATCTCAGACCGAGGACAGGTTCACTGGGCGAAAAGCTCAGTGGAGAACATCAGGGATGTGCTGCCCCCTGGAGCTCAGCG AGTGGCTGTGGACTTTCTTGATTCCAAGTCCTTCTGCAAGAACTCTCCACATATGAAAGGTGAAGCCCTGATGAGAAAAAGACACCTTGAAATTCTGGGATACCGCGTGGTTCAG ATCCCTCACTTTGAATGGAACTCTATGGAGCTTTCAACACCAGATGCCTGGAAGGAATATCTAAAGAAGAACATATTTAGGGAGCGCTCGTCTTGA
- the klhl41a gene encoding kelch-like protein 41a — protein sequence MDPQSMREDLRLFQSTLLQDGLKELLNENRLIDCVLKVGDRSIPCHRLILAACSPYFRELYFSADGKEMDTAEVVLENMDPDVMEAILSYMYSAEIDINENNVQDVLAAANRLQIPSVFTVCVNYLQKGLSKKNCLSIYRLGLMLNSTRLALAARDHIADRFEAIAKGEDFLELAPPELFAILGADELNVEKEEVVFETLMRWIRKDKEKRVKSLEEAFECIRFRLLPDKYFKEKVEKDDLIQSDPELLKKIEVIKEAFAGKLPEKMKGQDDEEGEEGKLPGYLNDKRRYGMYAKDMVLMINDTASVAYDTQENECFLAAMSEQIPRNHISVVSKNNILYVVGGLFVDEEDKENPLQCYLYQFDSLTAEWVALPPMPSPRCLFAVGECENLLFAVAGKDLQSDESLDTVMCYDTEKMKWTQTKKLPMNIHGHCVVSENGLVYCIGGKTDDNKATNKMFAYNHKRSEWKEVASMKTPRSMFGAVIHNGKIVVAGGVNEEGLIAACETYDFGTNKWSPFTELPQERSSVNLGSCGGQLCTLGGFAMVENENKECAPSEVLDIWQYEEDKNQWTGIIREMRYIAGASCVTMRLNAARMPKL from the exons ATGGATCCCCAAAGCATGAGGGAAGATCTCCGCCTGTTCCAGAGCACGCTGCTGCAGGACGGACTCAAAGAGCTCCTGAATGAGAACAGGTTAATTGACTGTGTCCTAAAGGTGGGAGACAGAAGCATCCCCTGCCATCGCCTCATCCTGGCAGCTTGTAGTCCTTATTTCCGGGAGCTGTACTTCTCAGCAGATGGCAAAGAAATGGATACAGCGGAGGTTGTTCTGGAGAACATGGATCCCGATGTGATGGAGGCCATTTTAAGTTACATGTACTCAGCAGAGATCGATATCAATGAAAACAATGTGCAGGATGTTTTGGCCGCTGCCAATCGCCTCCAGATTCCCTCAGTGTTCACAGTTTGTGTGAATTATCTCCAGAAGGGGCTGTCGAAGAAAAACTGCCTTTCCATCTACAGGCTGGGGCTGATGCTGAACAGCACCAGACTGGCCTTGGCAGCTCGGGATCACATTGCAGATCGGTTTGAGGCCATAGCCAAGGGCGAGGATTTCTTAGAGCTCGCTCCACCGGAACTTTTTGCCATTCTTGGAGCTGATGAATTGAATGTAGAAAAAGAGGAAGTGGTGTTCGAGACCCTCATGAGGTGGATCCGAAAAGACAAAGAGAAGCGCGTGAAATCCCTCGAGGAGGCCTTTGAGTGCATTCGTTTCCGTTTACTCCCAGATAAGTACTTCAAGGAGAAGGTGGAGAAGGATGACCTCATTCAGAGTGATCCTGAGCTTCTGAAGAAAATTGAAGTCATCAAGGAAGCCTTTGCGGGAAAGCTGCCCGAGAAGATGAAGGGGCAGGAcgatgaggaaggagaggagggaaagttGCCCGGCTATCTAAATGATAAGCGCAGATATGGCATGTATGCCAAAGACATGGTCCTGATGATCAATGACACTGCGAGCGTGGCTTATGACACCCAGGAGAACGAATGTTTTCTCGCTGCAATGTCGGAGCAGATCCCCCGAAATCACATCAGCGTGGTATCGAAGAACAACATCCTGTATGTGGTGGGAGGGCTGTTCGTTGACGAAGAGGACAAAGAAAACCCGTTACAGTGTTACCTCTACCAG TTTGACAGTCTCACTGCTGAGTGGGTCGCTCTGCCACCCATGCCCTCCCCCAGGTGTTTGTTTGCCGTGGGGGAATGTGAAAATCTCCTCTTTGCTGTCGCaggaaaagatttacagtccGATGAGTCTCTGGACACGGTCATGTGCTACGACACTGA AAAAATGAAGTGGACTCAAACTAAAAAGTTGCCCATGAATATCCACGGCCACTGTGTGGTCTCTGAGAACGGGCTGGTGTACTGTATCGGAGGAAAAACGGATGACAA TAAAGCAACCAATAAGATGTTTGCATAcaaccacaagaggtctgagtgGAAGGAGGTGGCCTCCATGAAAACTCCCAGATCCATGTTTGGGGCAGTTATCCACAACGGGAAGATTGTCGTCGCTGGGGGAGTCAATGAGGAAGGCCTCATAGCTGCATGTGAAACCTACGACTTTGGAACCAACAA GTGGTCCCCCTTCACAGAGTTGCcccaggagaggagctcagtcaaCCTGGGGAGCTGCGGAGGGCAGTTATGCACTCTAGGAGGCTTCGCCATGGTGGAGAACGAGAACAAAGAGTGTGCACCCAGTGAAGTCCTCGACATTTGGCA GTATGAAGAGGACAAGAACCAGTGGACTGGGATCATCAGAGAGATGCGTTATATAGCTGGGGCCTCCTGTGTGACCATGCGACTGAATGCAGCCCGGATGCCCAAACTGTGA
- the bbs5 gene encoding Bardet-Biedl syndrome 5 protein homolog, which produces MSSAFDALWEDRDVRFDITAQQIKTRPGEALIDCLDSIEDTKGNNGDRGRLLVTNLRIIWHSLALPRVNLSVGYNSILNITTRTANSKLRGQTEALYILTKSNNTRFEFIFTNVVPGSPRLFTSVIAVHRAYETSKMYRDLKLRAALIQNKQLRLLPREQVCDKVNGVWNLSSDQGNLGTFFITNVRIVWHANMNESFNVSIPYLQIWSIRIRDSKFGLALVIESSRQSGGYVLGFKIDPVDKLQDALKEINSLHKVYSANPIFGVEYEMEEKPQPLEELTVEQLPDDVEIEPDEQTDAFTAYFADGNKQQDREPVFSEELGLAVEKLKDGFTLQGLWEVMG; this is translated from the exons atgtcatctgctttcgATGCTCTGTGGGAGGACAGAGATGTTCGCTTCGACATAACAGCACA GCAGATAAAAACACGTCCAGGAGAAGCACTCATCGACTGCCTGGACTCCATCGAAGACACGAAAGGAAATAACGGAGATCGAG GACGACTGTTGGTAACAAACCTGAGGATCATTTGGCATTCTTTGGCCCTGCCAAGAGTCAATTTGT CTGTGGGTTACAACTCCATCCTTAACATCACAACAAGGACAGCTAACTCA AAATTGCGAGGCCAGACAGAAGCGCTCTACATCTTGACAAAGTCCAACAACACAAGATTTGAGTTCATTTTTACCAATGTGGTTCCTGGAAGTCCCCGGCTCTTTACTTCTGTTATTGCGGTCCACAG aGCCTACGAGACATCTAAAATGTACAGAGACTTGAAATTACGAGCCGCTCTCATTCAAAATAAGCAGCTGAGACTCTTGCCCCGGGAGCAAGTGTGTGATAAAGTTAATGGAGTTTGGAATTTATCCAGTGATCAG ggtaACCTTGGCACCTTCTTTATCACTAATGTTCGGATCGTGTGGCATGCCAATATGAACGAGAGCTTCAATGTCAGCATTCCTTACCTTCAGATT TGGTCTATCAGAATAAGAGACTCAAAGTTTGGCTTGGCTTTGGTGATAGAGAGTTCACGCCAG AGTGGTGGCTATGTGCTCGGCTTTAAGATCGACCCAGTGGATAAGCTTCAAGACGCACTGAAGGAAATCAACTCCTTGCATAAGGTGTACTCCGCCAACCCCATCTTTGGAGTGGAGTACGAAATGGAAGAAAAG CCCCAGCCGTTGGAAGAGCTGACAGTAGAACAGCTTCCTGATGACGTGGAAATTGAGCCCGATGAGCAGACTGATGCTTTTACT GCTTACTTTGCTGATGGAAATAAG CAACAAGACCGTGAGCCCGTTTTCTCCGAGGAGCTGGGCCTCGCCGTTGAGAAGCTGAAGGACGGCTTCACACTTCAAGGGCTGTGGGAAGTCATGGGCTGA
- the col28a2a gene encoding collagen, type XXVIII, alpha 2a → MFISSTLVLLVTALTSIWAQDIHKEKKISKKFRGKQLAENIHDGQAILDEDCGLELSFLLDSSESAKDNHEQEKQFTLNIVDRLQGVQLPTGRSLSLRVALLQYSSHVITEQTFNDWRGTENFKTRIAPIMYIGHGTYTTYAITNMTKIYLEESSPGSIKVALLLTDGISHPRNPDIFSAVADAKNQGIKFFTLGITRAATQPANLAQLRLIASSPASHFLHNLQEEDIVEKIVSEITGMADEGCPLAQRCACEKGERGANGPAGKKGRSGDDGASGLKGLKGEAGLSGLLGREGAEGKPGYKGEMGERGECGTPGIKGDRGPEGPVGTRGLRGLQGLPGPQGDIGPEGLHGKQGERGSPGSSGIQGETGVGLPGPKGDTGFPGRTGPPGPHGVGEPGLRGPQGPQGVQGGKGPHGEGFPGSKGERGLAGPRGSRGQQGAGIKGERGDLGLPGFPGPTGQAGAGIQGEKGVEGPRGPPGGRGHPGEGLSGPKGDQGLPGEQGATGDRGIGEPGPKGDPGASGLGGLPGLPGEDGAPGQKGEAGISGLRGAEGAQGVGTQGEKGDQGLRGIRGLHGPPGISGPSGPKGERGISGQQGMSGQPGRSISGPKGDGGPAGPSGPVGETGHGLPGPKGDRGHVGLTGSVGPKGEGIPGPVGPPGLVGLPGEPGPEGVGIPGPKGDVGFRGLPGLSGPPGEGLQGPPGTVGRAGPLGPAGPSGEGIQGPKGEPGSQGMTGPRGPQGDGFPGAKGDRGSHGERGMKGIKGEEGDDGVSGEAGRPGAKGDQGLTREDIIKLIKEICGCGIKCKERPMELVFVIDSSESVGPENFEIIKDFVTRLVDRTTVGRNATRIGLVLYSLDVHLEFNLVRYMSKQDVKQAIRKMPYMGEGTYTGTAIRKATREAFFSARPGVRKVAIVITDGQTDERESVKLGIAVREAHAANIEMYALGIVNSSDTTQMEFLQELNLIASDPDSEHMYLIDDFNTLPALESQLVSQFCEDENGALIYNRIANGHWNGNNGQRHGTKGNNGNGEDTNGYNGNNRNNGYENTENGHNFQDEIQNQRRTNSRGRGDTFTLPISADPLRIQVVEDDEGEDLDLRAQARVGNTVAGVAVVNKTTSSSNVGESSVSDETVLSTSASLSSSASSVSTLSSASSSNLNRLQPVVRRVLSEESRVLDPRCDHILDQGTCRDYNIYWYYDKQANACAQFWYGGCGGNDNRYQTEDECKKTCVLFRTAG, encoded by the exons ATGTTCATCTCCTCTACATTGGTGCTGCTGGTCACAGCACTGACCAGCATCTGGGCTCAAGATattcacaaagaaaagaaaattagcAAGAAGTTCAGGGGCAAACAACTGGCTGAAAATATTCATGACGGACAAG CCATCCTAGATGAGGACTGTGGCTTGGAGCTCTCCTTCCTGTTGGACAGCTCTGAGAGCGCCAAGGACAATCACGAGCAGGAAAAGCAGTTCACTTTGAACATTGTGGACCGACTCCAGGGGGTACAGCTGCCGACCGGCCGCAGCTTGAGTTTAAGGGTGGCTCTGCTGCAGTACAGCAGTCACGTTATCACAGAGCAAACCTTCAACGACTGGAGGGGCACAGAAAACTTCAAGACCCGCATTGCTCCCATCATGTACATTGGGCACGGCACCTACACCACCTACGCCATCACCAACATGACCAAGATCTACCTGGAGGAATCCAGCCCCGGCAGCATCAAAGTAGCCCTGCTGCTTACAGATGGTATTTCCCACCCGAGGAACCCTGACATTTTCTCTGCTGTTGCTGATGCCAAGAACCAAGGCATCAAATTCTTCACTTTGGGCATCACACGGGCAGCCACCCAGCCAGCCAATTTAGCCCAGCTTCGTCTTATCGCCAGCTCCCCAGCTTCCCACTTCCTCCATAATTTACAGGAAGAAGACATTGTTGAAAAAATCGTCTCCGAGATT aCTGGCATGGCTGATGAAGGA TGCCCTCTGGCTCAGAGATGTGCTtgtgagaaaggagagaggggagcaaACGGGCCTGCG GGCAAAAAAGGTCGCTCCGGAGATGATGGTGCTTCGGGGCTTAAAGGGCTAAAG GGTGAAGCAGGACTAAGTGGTCTACTCGGGCGTGAGGGTGCTGAG ggaaaaCCAGGTTACAAAGGAGAGATG GGGGAGAGGGGTGAGTGCGGCACTCCAGGAATCAAAGGAGACAGG GGTCCGGAGGGTCCTGTTGGAACAAGAGGACTTAGAGGTCTGCAG GGGTTACCAGGACCACAAGGTGACATTGGACCTGAGGGCCTTCATGGAAAGCAG GGTGAACGTGGCTCTCCGGGCTCTTCAGGCATTCAGGGGGAAACTGGTGTTGGACTTCCTGGACCAAAA GGTGACACGGGATTCCCGGGCCGAACAGGTCCTCCCGGTCCCCACGGAGTGGGTGAACCCGGCCTTCGT GGACCTCAAGGACCACAAGGTGTTCAAGGAGGAAAAGGTCCCCATGGTGAGGGGTTTCCCGGATCAAAG GGAGAGCGGGGGCTCGCTGGACCGAGGGGGTCAAGGGGACAGCAGGGCGCAGGAATCAAAGGAGAAAGG GGGGACTTGGGACTTCCAGGTTTTCCGGGGCCAACTGGACAGGCTGGAGCAGGCATACAGGGAGAGAAG GGAGTCGAGGGTCCGAGAGGTCCACCAGGAGGCAGAGGACATCCAGGAGAAGGTTTATCTGGACCAAAG GGAGACCAAGGTTTACCGGGAGAGCAGGGAGCCACGGGAGATAGAGGCATTGGTGAGCCTGGTCCAAAG GGAGATCCTGGAGCCTCTGGGTTGGGGGGCCTGCCCGGTCTTCCAGGAGAGGATGGAGCTCCAGGGCAGAAG GGGGAGGCGGGTATATCTGGTTTAAGAGGTGCTGAGGGTGCACAAGGAGTTGGCACTCAAGGGGAGAAG GGTGACCAGGGTCTGAGAGGCATCCGTGGGTTACATGGGCCTCCTGGGATCTCAGGACCCTCTGGACCAAAG GGTGAACGAGGGATATCAGGCCAGCAGGGCATGTCGGGACAGCCAGGAAGATCCATATCAGGTCCAaag GGGGATGGAGGCCCTGCTGGGCCCTCTGGTCCTGTTGGGGAAACAGGCCATGGACTACCTGGTCCAAAG GGTGATCGTGGCCATGTGGGTTTAACAGGTTCAGTTGGTCCAAAAGGCGAAGGCATCCCCGGCCCTGTG GGTCCTCCAGGCCTGGTAGGATTACCAGGTGAGCCGGGTCCAGAAGGAGTAGGAATTCCTGGTCCCAAG GGGGATGTTGGCTTTAGGGGATTGCCAGGTTTATCTGGCCCACCTGGAGAGGGCTTACAAGGACCACCT gGTACGGTTGGGAGGGCAGGACCTCTCGGTCCAGCTGGACCTTCAGGAGAAGGTATTCAAGGCCCAAAG GGTGAGCCAGGATCTCAAGGTATGACTGGGCCTAGAGGGCCTCAGGGAGATGGATTTCCTGGTGCTAAG GGTGATCGTGGATCACATGGTGAAAGGGGAATGAAAGGTATAAAAGGCGAGGAGGGTGATGATGGAGTCTCTGGTGAAGCA GGAAGGCCAGGAGCAAAAGGAGACCAAGGCCTTACA AGAGAGGACATTATTAAGCTGATCAAAGAAATCTGTG GATGCGGCATCAAGTGCAAAGAACGGCCGATGGAACTTGTGTTCGTCATCGACAGCTCAGAGAGCGTCGGCCCCGAGAACTTTGAAATCATCAAGGACTTTGTCACCAGGTTGGTCGACCGGACCACAGTTGGACGCAACGCCACCAGAATTGgactggtcctctacagtctgGATGTCCATTTGGAGTTCAACTTGGTTCGCTACATGAGCAAACAAGACGTCAAGCAGGCAATCAGGAAAATGCCTTACATGGGTGAGGGCACCTACACCGGCACCGCCATCAGAAAGGCGACTCGGGAGGCTTTCTTCAGCGCTCGGCCTGGAGTCAGGAAAGTAGCCATCGTTATCACCGACGGTCAAACTGACGAACGAGAGTCTGTCAAACTTGGCATCGCTGTGAGGGAAGCTCACGCGGCAAACATTGAGATGTACGCCCTGGGGATTGTCAATTCTTCTGATACTACGCAGATGGAGTTCCTGCAAGAACTCAACCTCATTGCCTCTGACCCCGACAGCGAACACATGTACCTTATTGATGACTTCAATACTCTGCCAG CTCTAGAGTCTCAACTCGTCAGCCAATTCTGTGAAGATGAAAATGGCGCCCTCATTTACAATCGCATTGCAAATGGCCACTGGAATGGCAACAATGGCCAAAGGCATGGTACGAAGGGAAACAACGGAAATGGAGAGGATACCAATGGATATAAtggcaacaatagaaacaatggatatgagaACACCGAAAATGGTCACAATTTCCAAGACGAAATTCAAAATCAGAGACGGACTAACAGCCGAGGGCGTGGAGACACTTTCACACTGCCCATCAGCGCTGATCCTCTTCGTATTCAG gTGGTGGaagatgatgaaggtgaagattTAGACTTAAGAGCCCAAGCACGGGTTGGTAATACTGTAGCTGGTGTAGCTGTAGTTAACAAAACCACATCTTCATCGAATGTGGGAGAAAGTTCTGTCTCCGATGAGACCGTCTTATCTACTTCTGCATCTTTATCCTCATCTGCATCATCTGTGTCCACACTGAGCTCAGCTTCATCTTCAAATTTGAATCGGTTGCAGCCAGTGGTGAGACGAGTCCTGTCTGAAG AGTCCCGTGTTCTTGATCCGCGCTGTGACCATATCTTGGATCAAGGCACCTGCCGAGACTATAACATCTACTGGTACTACGACAAGCAGGCCAATGCCTGCGCACAGTTTTGGTATGGAGGCTGCGGTGGGAATGACAACCGTTACCAAACAGAGGATGAATGCAAGAAGACTTGCGTTCTATTCAGAACAG CAGGATAA